The Pseudarthrobacter sulfonivorans genome includes a window with the following:
- a CDS encoding helix-turn-helix domain-containing protein, whose translation MPIVVDIDVMLARRKMPVGELADRIGITPANLAVLKNGRAKAVRFTTLEALCDVLDCQPGDLLRWEPGEADDVTA comes from the coding sequence ATGCCGATCGTCGTTGACATCGATGTGATGCTGGCCAGGCGAAAGATGCCCGTGGGTGAGCTGGCCGACCGGATCGGGATCACTCCGGCCAACCTGGCGGTCCTCAAGAATGGCCGCGCCAAAGCCGTGCGCTTCACCACGCTTGAGGCGCTGTGCGACGTCCTCGACTGCCAACCCGGGGACCTGCTGCGCTGGGAGCCCGGGGAAGCGGACGACGTGACGGCCTAA
- a CDS encoding GlsB/YeaQ/YmgE family stress response membrane protein → MGFFAFLILGLIAGAIAKAILPGKQGGGWIITLILGVVGAFLGGWLGGLLFNAPLQEFFSLQTWLLAIAGSIIVLLVYSMVTKRSVRS, encoded by the coding sequence ATGGGTTTCTTTGCATTTTTGATTCTTGGCCTTATTGCCGGCGCGATCGCTAAGGCGATCCTTCCGGGCAAGCAGGGTGGCGGCTGGATCATCACCCTCATCCTGGGCGTCGTCGGTGCGTTCCTCGGCGGCTGGCTTGGCGGGCTGCTCTTCAACGCGCCGCTGCAGGAGTTCTTCTCGCTGCAGACCTGGCTGCTCGCGATCGCCGGCTCGATCATCGTGCTGCTGGTTTACAGCATGGTCACCAAGCGGAGCGTTCGCAGCTAG
- a CDS encoding SDR family oxidoreductase has translation MVTLFDPAALDSAADTVAPRSLLFLGGTGVISAAAAERAVVLGHRVTILNRGQSGKPAPDGAEVLHADIRDQAAVREVLQGREFDAVADFIAFTPDQARSSMELFRGRTGQYVFISTASAYQKPPTRLPILESTPLKNPFWQYSRDKIACEDLLFEAYRSDDFPVTVVRPSHTYDRTRVGLVGGWTDIHRMRTGQPVMVHGDGTSLWTVTHARDFAKAFVGLLGRPQAVGESYTITSDEYLPWNQIYGLFARAAGVPDPELVHVPSETIAAHGAGHSPHLGPSLLGDRAHSVVFDNAKIKALVPGFAATIPFADGTREIVQWHDRHPELQVVDQSFMDLSDRLIRWARRAAD, from the coding sequence ATGGTGACTCTGTTTGATCCGGCCGCGTTGGATTCCGCGGCCGACACCGTGGCACCACGGAGCCTCCTCTTCCTGGGCGGCACCGGCGTGATCAGCGCCGCAGCGGCGGAACGCGCCGTCGTACTGGGACACCGGGTGACCATCCTCAACCGCGGCCAATCCGGCAAGCCGGCACCGGACGGCGCAGAGGTCCTGCACGCGGACATCCGCGACCAGGCCGCTGTGCGGGAGGTGCTGCAGGGCAGGGAGTTCGACGCCGTAGCGGACTTTATTGCCTTCACTCCGGACCAGGCGCGGTCCAGTATGGAACTGTTCCGCGGCCGGACCGGCCAGTACGTGTTCATCAGCACAGCGTCGGCCTACCAGAAGCCGCCCACCCGGCTGCCGATCCTGGAATCCACTCCGCTGAAAAATCCGTTCTGGCAGTATTCACGGGACAAGATCGCGTGCGAGGACCTGTTGTTCGAGGCGTACCGGTCGGACGATTTCCCGGTGACCGTGGTGCGCCCCTCCCATACCTACGACCGCACGCGAGTGGGCCTGGTGGGCGGCTGGACAGATATTCACCGGATGCGCACCGGCCAGCCCGTCATGGTGCATGGTGATGGCACGTCGCTCTGGACGGTGACCCACGCCAGGGACTTCGCGAAGGCCTTCGTGGGGCTGCTTGGCCGGCCGCAGGCGGTGGGCGAGAGCTACACCATCACCTCCGACGAATACCTGCCCTGGAACCAGATCTACGGCCTGTTTGCCCGGGCGGCGGGGGTTCCCGATCCCGAGTTGGTCCATGTGCCCTCGGAGACCATCGCCGCACACGGTGCCGGGCACAGCCCCCATCTAGGGCCAAGCCTCCTGGGCGACCGCGCCCACTCGGTGGTGTTCGACAATGCCAAGATCAAAGCCCTGGTGCCTGGCTTTGCCGCCACCATCCCTTTCGCTGACGGGACCCGGGAGATCGTTCAGTGGCATGACAGGCACCCCGAGCTGCAGGTGGTGGACCAATCGTTCATGGATCTGAGTGATCGGCTGATCAGGTGGGCGCGAAGGGCGGCTGACTGA
- a CDS encoding DM13 domain-containing protein, translated as MSRKQSPNRRRTWMIAAAAVAAVGLVIGLVLFKPWLLFVDVRVDEQLPIVASSPAQAQPTPPTPLAPTPAPMPAGPVQLAVGPLISHEHATTGTVRIVQQPDGARLLTLENLDTSNGPDVHVWLSAAHVVEGTAGWFTAGSADYYDLGLIKGNQGNQVYRIPADVDLSKYPSVDLWCVQFSVSFGAAELVT; from the coding sequence ATGAGCCGAAAGCAGAGTCCAAACCGACGCCGGACCTGGATGATCGCTGCGGCGGCCGTTGCAGCGGTGGGTCTGGTGATTGGACTTGTGCTGTTCAAGCCCTGGCTTCTCTTTGTGGACGTGAGAGTGGATGAACAGCTCCCCATCGTGGCCAGCAGTCCAGCGCAAGCACAACCGACTCCGCCTACACCCCTGGCGCCGACTCCGGCACCCATGCCTGCAGGCCCGGTGCAGCTTGCTGTGGGTCCGCTGATCAGCCATGAACACGCCACCACGGGAACTGTCCGGATCGTACAGCAGCCTGACGGCGCCAGGCTGCTCACGCTCGAAAACCTGGATACGTCCAATGGTCCGGATGTGCACGTCTGGCTGAGTGCCGCTCACGTGGTGGAAGGGACGGCCGGCTGGTTCACCGCTGGCTCCGCAGATTACTACGACCTCGGCCTGATCAAAGGAAATCAGGGCAATCAGGTTTACCGGATTCCCGCCGACGTTGACCTGTCGAAGTACCCGTCAGTTGACCTGTGGTGCGTTCAGTTCAGCGTGTCGTTCGGTGCTGCCGAGCTGGTCACCTGA
- a CDS encoding rhamnogalacturonan lyase, translating to MNPNRISVRRFSVATAAGLALTVGCLTTPAVAVEPSTMPATGVQLDYLDRGLVAAGTSEGVFLSWRLLGHEATGSSATGLTGTDFNVYRDGQKLASVTDSTNYLDAGGTASSAYDVRAVVGGVELDRSATATSWGGNFKDIPLKKPADGVTPAGQAYTYSANDASVGDVDGDGQYEFVVKWDPNNSKDVSQAGYTGNTYVDTYKADGTLLHRIDLGVNIRSGAHYTQMLVNDFDGDGRSEMMFKTAPGTKSISYNPDGSVGAESFISLLQKDLDAGYSNSDDYRMSAADYYQHMMDTFLGWRDHPEVKAGNWPATLEEAFGIAPQYQYPLSRTDAEAVTDYFMDVYAPARSARNALRAFEGFIVSGPEYLTVFEGATGKELKTVAYEPGRHDDGLMWGDYAMARIEPGNRVDRFLAGVAYLDGKKPAAVFARGYYTRSTLAAYTWDGADLSPVWNVDSGWTPMTNPFNDSPHGRDGTDPEFGTLTTQGFHSLSASDVDGDGKQEIVYGSATIDDDGSLLYSSSDTMPAGSATPGEEARLGHGDAMHVTDIDPARPGKEIFTVHEGGTYAPYGYAMRDAATGEVLFGAYSGKDTGRGMIGDVDPAVPGIENWAIGMQSADGDKLSATSPGTNMSIKWAADMTTQIINGSGDQTPSIDDWKRGRLITATDTRTNNGTKGTPSLVADVVGDWREEMLVRTADSSALRMYLSTEVTNHELYTLMHDPQYRAEVARQNTTYNQPSYTDFYFASDMHFDDVPLRAAWLPGSVKALQQAVEDLIESGDVAGPVARQLAAGVQEAAKAVDDGDASQAAQAIQRFVEFLDQQKKPDQVSDVARTVLDYQAGNILRALEG from the coding sequence ATGAATCCGAACAGGATATCCGTGCGCCGTTTTTCGGTGGCCACAGCTGCGGGCCTTGCCCTGACCGTGGGGTGCCTCACCACCCCGGCAGTCGCCGTCGAGCCTTCCACGATGCCCGCTACGGGCGTACAGCTGGATTATCTGGACCGCGGGCTGGTTGCCGCCGGCACATCCGAGGGCGTCTTCCTGAGCTGGCGCCTCTTGGGCCACGAGGCAACGGGCTCGTCCGCCACAGGCCTCACCGGCACCGACTTCAATGTGTACCGCGACGGCCAGAAGCTCGCATCCGTCACGGACAGCACGAATTACCTTGACGCCGGCGGAACTGCGTCGTCGGCATATGACGTGCGTGCCGTCGTCGGCGGCGTTGAACTGGACCGGAGCGCCACTGCCACCTCGTGGGGCGGCAACTTCAAGGACATCCCGCTGAAGAAGCCGGCAGACGGCGTGACGCCCGCCGGCCAGGCGTACACCTACTCGGCGAACGATGCTTCGGTGGGAGATGTCGACGGCGATGGCCAGTACGAGTTCGTGGTCAAGTGGGATCCGAACAACTCCAAGGACGTCTCCCAGGCCGGCTACACGGGCAACACCTACGTGGACACCTACAAGGCCGACGGCACGCTGCTGCACCGCATCGATCTGGGCGTCAACATCCGGTCCGGCGCCCACTATACGCAGATGCTGGTGAACGATTTCGACGGCGACGGACGTTCGGAAATGATGTTCAAAACAGCCCCGGGCACCAAGTCCATCTCCTACAATCCGGACGGCTCCGTGGGCGCAGAGTCCTTCATCTCGCTGCTGCAGAAGGACCTCGACGCCGGCTATTCCAACTCCGACGATTACCGGATGAGCGCCGCCGACTACTACCAGCACATGATGGACACGTTCCTGGGCTGGAGGGACCACCCCGAGGTCAAGGCCGGCAACTGGCCCGCCACCCTGGAAGAAGCCTTCGGCATCGCCCCGCAGTACCAGTACCCGCTGTCCCGGACTGATGCAGAAGCGGTGACGGACTACTTCATGGATGTCTACGCGCCCGCCCGCAGCGCCCGGAACGCCCTGCGCGCCTTTGAGGGCTTCATCGTTTCCGGCCCGGAATACCTCACCGTCTTTGAGGGCGCCACGGGCAAGGAACTGAAGACGGTCGCGTATGAGCCAGGCAGGCACGACGACGGCCTGATGTGGGGCGACTACGCAATGGCCCGGATCGAGCCCGGCAACCGCGTGGACAGGTTCCTGGCTGGCGTCGCGTATTTGGACGGCAAAAAGCCCGCCGCCGTGTTTGCCCGCGGCTATTACACCCGCAGCACGCTGGCTGCGTACACGTGGGACGGCGCCGACCTCTCCCCGGTCTGGAACGTCGACTCGGGCTGGACGCCCATGACCAACCCCTTCAACGACAGCCCGCACGGCCGGGACGGCACGGACCCCGAGTTCGGCACCCTCACCACGCAGGGCTTCCACTCCCTCAGCGCCTCCGACGTGGACGGTGATGGCAAGCAGGAAATTGTGTACGGCTCGGCCACCATCGACGACGACGGTTCGCTGCTGTACAGCTCGTCCGACACCATGCCGGCCGGCAGCGCCACCCCGGGTGAGGAGGCCCGTCTGGGTCACGGCGATGCCATGCATGTGACGGACATTGATCCCGCCCGCCCCGGCAAGGAGATCTTTACGGTGCACGAAGGCGGCACCTACGCCCCGTACGGCTACGCCATGCGCGACGCCGCCACCGGCGAGGTACTGTTTGGCGCCTACTCCGGGAAGGACACCGGCCGCGGCATGATCGGCGACGTGGATCCGGCTGTCCCCGGCATCGAAAACTGGGCCATTGGCATGCAGTCGGCCGACGGCGACAAGCTTTCCGCGACCTCCCCGGGCACCAACATGAGCATCAAATGGGCTGCCGACATGACAACCCAGATCATCAACGGCTCCGGCGACCAGACCCCCTCCATTGACGACTGGAAGCGCGGCAGGCTGATCACCGCCACGGACACCCGGACCAACAACGGCACCAAAGGCACACCGAGCCTCGTTGCAGACGTAGTGGGTGACTGGCGCGAGGAAATGCTGGTCCGGACGGCGGACAGCTCAGCGCTCCGAATGTACCTGAGCACTGAAGTGACCAACCACGAGCTCTACACACTCATGCACGACCCGCAGTACCGAGCTGAAGTTGCCCGGCAGAACACCACGTACAACCAGCCGTCCTACACGGACTTCTACTTCGCTTCGGACATGCACTTCGATGATGTGCCGCTGCGGGCCGCCTGGCTCCCGGGCAGTGTGAAAGCCCTCCAGCAGGCTGTGGAGGACCTGATTGAGTCCGGCGACGTGGCGGGCCCGGTCGCGAGGCAGCTGGCAGCGGGTGTGCAGGAGGCGGCAAAGGCAGTGGACGACGGCGATGCCTCCCAGGCGGCACAGGCCATCCAGCGCTTTGTGGAGTTCCTGGACCAGCAAAAGAAGCCCGATCAGGTATCCGACGTGGCACGAACAGTACTCGACTACCAGGCCGGAAATATTCTCCGGGCATTGGAAGGCTAG
- a CDS encoding aldo/keto reductase codes for MSEISLNNGVTIPQLGFGVFQVPPEDTQRIVEDALAAGYRHIDTAAGYRNEAGVGAAIAASGIPREEIFVTTKLRNGDQGRAWDAFQDTREALGLDFVDLYLIHWPVPSQGLYVQAWKELEALYAAKAIRAIGVSNFLSDHLDTLLDSTDVVPAVNQIELHPSYQQAKLAAKSRALGIAVEAYSPLGQGGDLNGNAVTAVAKAHDATTAQVVLAWHLAAGTIVIPKSVNPSRIRENFAAASLTLTDDELASITALERGARIGSDPAVAAFTQL; via the coding sequence ATGTCAGAAATCTCGCTGAACAACGGCGTCACTATCCCCCAGCTCGGCTTCGGCGTTTTCCAGGTTCCGCCGGAAGACACCCAGCGGATCGTTGAGGATGCCCTGGCAGCCGGCTACCGCCACATCGACACCGCCGCCGGATACCGCAACGAAGCAGGTGTGGGCGCTGCCATCGCAGCCTCGGGCATTCCGCGCGAGGAAATCTTCGTGACCACCAAGCTCCGCAACGGCGATCAGGGCCGGGCCTGGGACGCATTCCAGGACACCCGCGAGGCGCTGGGTCTTGACTTCGTGGACCTCTACCTCATCCACTGGCCGGTCCCGTCACAGGGCCTCTACGTCCAGGCTTGGAAGGAACTGGAGGCCCTGTATGCCGCCAAGGCGATCCGTGCCATCGGCGTCTCGAACTTCCTCTCCGACCATCTGGACACCCTGCTCGATTCCACGGACGTCGTACCCGCCGTGAACCAGATTGAACTGCACCCCAGCTACCAGCAGGCCAAACTAGCCGCCAAAAGCCGTGCCCTCGGGATTGCGGTGGAGGCCTACAGCCCGCTGGGCCAGGGTGGGGACCTCAACGGAAACGCCGTCACCGCCGTTGCGAAGGCACACGACGCCACCACGGCGCAGGTGGTCCTGGCCTGGCACCTGGCCGCCGGCACCATCGTCATCCCCAAGTCGGTTAACCCGTCCCGTATCCGCGAAAACTTCGCGGCCGCTTCCCTAACCCTGACCGACGACGAGCTCGCCTCCATCACCGCCCTCGAGCGGGGCGCGCGCATCGGTTCCGATCCCGCCGTCGCCGCTTTCACACAGCTGTAG
- a CDS encoding aldo/keto reductase gives MTLSPLITLNDGHGIPQLGLGTWPLDDEQVTAAVVHALEAGYRHIDTAVKYGNEEGVGNGIRASGVNRSKIFVTTKLDGEFQGQDRAVAGLEGSLTRLGLDYVDLLLIHWPLPGRDDFVSTWKTFERLQAQGKVRSIGVSNFKPAHLERLLAETDVVPAVNQIQLSPAITREAEREFNAGHGIVTESYSPLGGSGASLLTAPLLAQLGEKYDKTPAQLVLRWHIEKGLVVIPKSGNPERMRENLDIFDFSLDRQDLAELAILDEGPGAGNDSDATGH, from the coding sequence ATGACTCTCTCACCGCTCATCACGCTCAATGACGGCCACGGCATCCCGCAACTGGGGCTCGGCACCTGGCCGCTGGACGACGAACAGGTGACTGCCGCCGTCGTACATGCCCTGGAAGCCGGTTACCGGCACATCGATACGGCAGTGAAATACGGCAATGAGGAAGGTGTTGGGAACGGCATCCGCGCCAGCGGGGTGAACCGGAGCAAAATCTTCGTCACTACCAAGCTGGACGGCGAATTCCAGGGCCAGGACCGCGCGGTGGCGGGCTTGGAGGGGTCGCTGACCCGTCTGGGGCTGGACTACGTGGACCTGCTGCTGATCCACTGGCCGCTCCCTGGACGTGATGATTTCGTCTCGACGTGGAAAACGTTTGAGCGGCTGCAGGCGCAGGGCAAAGTCCGGTCCATCGGCGTCTCCAACTTCAAGCCGGCACACCTGGAACGGCTGCTGGCCGAAACCGACGTTGTGCCTGCGGTAAACCAGATCCAGCTGAGCCCAGCGATTACGCGCGAGGCGGAACGGGAGTTCAACGCCGGGCATGGAATTGTCACGGAATCGTACAGCCCTCTGGGCGGGTCGGGGGCCAGCCTGCTGACCGCTCCCCTCCTTGCGCAGCTCGGCGAAAAATACGACAAGACCCCGGCTCAACTGGTGCTGCGCTGGCATATTGAAAAGGGACTTGTAGTCATTCCAAAATCGGGAAATCCCGAGCGGATGCGGGAGAACCTGGACATCTTCGATTTCTCCCTGGATCGGCAGGATCTCGCGGAACTTGCCATCCTGGACGAGGGGCCCGGCGCCGGCAACGATTCAGACGCGACAGGCCACTGA
- a CDS encoding DUF222 domain-containing protein: protein MEAFGDQLADDGGTAVLTADAGLAPVIASVNAAAASAPGTLAMASYVEAADLAGLVEELSRTVDYLQILAADAVDRTRTQAITAAATTRTTRDWVTGWDNGVETLNETDAAWPAGTTGTATGSTRTVPRSPADDGCKNTAEFLRLRLRIGRSEAHRRIHLAHTILPATTLTGDPARPLREHLAAALTPTAGATSSPAETSADDDADVTPCQAVTGSGPVVSSRAGTIISATLDRLKHHTTPENLDRIEHDLTHTAATADPDFLARVARRWADTLDADGTEPTEEALRHTQGAFIRKPRHGLHHLEIFATTDQYEHLATVMNAATNPRTTTATETGTGTGAATGTEAGSDTGQGDNVWQDNDLDLDRRTRSQKQLDGIIGALKAALSTNQLPTTGGNRPQILATINYQDLLPHLPAPDTSAGAGAGAGAATETGTGAGNLSGTASSSTASEPSTGSGSFTFTGPVAATTLRKLACDADIIPVLLGTSGEILDQGRKTRLFTPAQRLALSARDQGCTFPNCTIPAPWCEAHHITYWSQQGPTNVGNGTSC from the coding sequence ATGGAAGCTTTCGGGGATCAGCTCGCGGACGACGGCGGCACCGCCGTACTGACGGCCGACGCCGGACTGGCTCCGGTGATCGCCTCGGTGAACGCTGCCGCCGCTTCTGCTCCCGGGACGCTGGCGATGGCCAGCTACGTCGAAGCCGCCGACCTCGCCGGACTGGTTGAGGAGCTCTCCCGGACCGTGGACTACCTCCAGATCCTCGCCGCGGACGCCGTGGACCGCACCCGCACGCAGGCCATCACCGCCGCCGCAACCACACGCACCACCCGGGACTGGGTCACCGGGTGGGACAACGGCGTTGAAACCCTGAACGAAACCGACGCCGCCTGGCCCGCCGGTACCACGGGGACAGCCACCGGGAGCACCCGGACTGTTCCGCGGTCCCCGGCCGATGACGGCTGCAAAAACACCGCCGAATTCCTGCGCCTCCGGCTCCGGATCGGGCGCAGCGAAGCCCACCGCCGCATCCACCTCGCCCACACCATCCTGCCCGCCACCACCCTCACCGGAGACCCCGCACGCCCATTGAGGGAACACCTCGCCGCAGCCCTCACCCCGACCGCCGGCGCCACGAGCAGCCCGGCAGAGACCAGCGCCGACGACGACGCCGATGTAACCCCGTGTCAGGCCGTGACAGGGTCGGGGCCCGTGGTCTCCTCCCGCGCCGGGACCATCATCAGCGCCACCCTGGACCGCCTCAAACACCACACCACCCCGGAGAACCTGGACCGGATCGAACACGACCTCACCCACACCGCCGCCACCGCGGACCCCGACTTCCTCGCCCGCGTCGCCCGCCGCTGGGCCGACACCCTCGACGCCGACGGCACCGAACCCACCGAAGAAGCCCTCCGCCACACCCAAGGCGCGTTCATCCGCAAACCCCGCCACGGCCTGCACCACCTCGAAATCTTCGCGACCACCGACCAATACGAACACCTCGCCACCGTCATGAACGCCGCCACCAACCCCCGCACCACCACAGCCACAGAGACCGGCACAGGGACCGGCGCAGCCACCGGTACAGAAGCCGGGTCCGACACCGGGCAGGGCGACAACGTCTGGCAGGACAACGACCTCGACCTGGACCGACGCACCCGCTCCCAGAAACAACTCGACGGCATCATCGGCGCCCTCAAAGCCGCCCTCAGCACCAACCAACTGCCCACCACCGGCGGGAACCGCCCCCAAATCCTCGCCACCATCAACTACCAAGACCTCCTCCCCCACCTTCCGGCCCCGGACACCAGCGCCGGCGCAGGCGCAGGCGCAGGCGCAGCCACGGAGACGGGTACTGGGGCAGGGAATCTGTCTGGGACCGCGAGCAGCAGTACCGCTTCGGAACCCAGCACAGGTTCGGGCAGCTTCACGTTCACCGGGCCCGTCGCAGCCACCACCCTTCGCAAACTCGCCTGCGACGCCGACATCATCCCCGTCCTCCTCGGCACCAGCGGCGAAATCCTGGACCAAGGCCGCAAAACCCGGCTCTTCACCCCCGCCCAACGCCTGGCCCTGAGCGCCCGCGACCAAGGCTGCACCTTCCCCAACTGCACCATCCCAGCCCCCTGGTGCGAAGCCCACCACATCACCTACTGGTCACAACAAGGCCCCACCAACGTCGGCAACGGCACAAGTTGTTAA
- a CDS encoding DUF2975 domain-containing protein encodes MGKLLTLALRAVLAIALAGSLFVQVWMVPLLSIDLEESGTDAGVRMLTLAIVVLGIAAVQVTLVCVWRLLTMVRRGTVFSHAAFRYVDVIFWAVAAASVLVFALAVMLAPGDAAPGAVLLICGASLLIAGVALIVLVLRALLAQAVARDAEANTLRAELGEVI; translated from the coding sequence TTGGGAAAGCTGCTCACCCTCGCCCTGCGCGCCGTGCTGGCGATTGCGCTTGCCGGTTCACTCTTTGTCCAGGTCTGGATGGTGCCGCTGCTGTCCATCGACCTGGAGGAATCCGGCACCGACGCAGGCGTGCGCATGCTGACCCTCGCGATCGTGGTCCTGGGCATCGCCGCCGTCCAGGTCACCCTGGTGTGCGTCTGGCGCCTGCTGACGATGGTGCGGCGCGGAACAGTGTTCTCGCACGCCGCTTTCCGCTACGTGGATGTCATCTTCTGGGCCGTTGCGGCCGCGTCCGTGTTGGTGTTCGCGCTCGCCGTGATGCTCGCGCCGGGTGACGCCGCCCCCGGCGCTGTGCTGCTGATCTGCGGTGCGTCGCTGCTGATCGCAGGAGTGGCCCTCATAGTGCTCGTACTCCGGGCGCTGCTGGCCCAGGCGGTGGCCCGCGACGCCGAGGCGAACACCCTGCGCGCCGAGCTGGGCGAGGTGATCTGA
- a CDS encoding nuclear transport factor 2 family protein, with protein sequence MVEANANENVVNRLIECINDRRIEVMDELFHHDAVMHWPQSGELVRGAENRRGIYNAFPQLPTITPRRMLSGGNLVVAEALLDYNGPRYETVFIFEFRDGRIAKETAYWSEAFEAPEWRARWVEKA encoded by the coding sequence GTGGTTGAAGCAAACGCTAATGAGAACGTGGTCAACCGGCTGATCGAGTGCATCAACGACCGCCGCATTGAGGTCATGGACGAACTGTTTCACCACGACGCGGTGATGCACTGGCCGCAATCCGGGGAGCTTGTGCGCGGGGCGGAAAACCGGCGGGGAATCTACAACGCCTTCCCGCAACTGCCCACCATCACGCCACGCCGGATGCTGAGCGGCGGGAACCTGGTGGTGGCCGAAGCCCTGCTGGACTACAACGGGCCGCGGTACGAAACGGTGTTCATCTTCGAATTCCGGGACGGCAGGATCGCCAAGGAGACGGCCTACTGGAGCGAGGCCTTCGAGGCGCCCGAGTGGCGGGCCCGGTGGGTTGAAAAGGCCTAG
- a CDS encoding aldo/keto reductase, whose amino-acid sequence MQYTHLGRSGLKVSRLCLGTMNFGPHTDEADAHRIMDSALDAGINFFDTANVYGGSGHRGWTEEIIGRWFAKGGERRERTVLATKLYGTMTDRPNESKLSALNIRRALDASLKRLQTDYIDVYQFHHIDRDTPWDEIWQAIEVAVQQGKILYSGSSNFAGWHIAQAQEAARRRNYTGLVSEQSIYNLFRREVELEVIPAAQQYGLGLIPWSPLQGGLLGGVLKKERAGVRRTEGRAAETLKQHRDQIQQFEDLANGLGHEPGDIALAWLLHQPAVTAPIVGPRTQEQLDAGIRALEVTLDADALKRLDDIFPGHRPAPEDYAW is encoded by the coding sequence ATGCAGTACACGCACCTGGGCCGTTCGGGCCTGAAAGTTTCCCGGCTTTGCCTGGGCACCATGAACTTCGGCCCGCACACCGACGAGGCTGACGCGCACCGCATCATGGATTCCGCACTGGACGCCGGCATCAACTTCTTCGACACAGCCAACGTCTATGGCGGCAGCGGGCACCGGGGCTGGACCGAGGAAATCATTGGCCGCTGGTTCGCGAAGGGCGGCGAGCGCCGCGAACGGACCGTCCTGGCCACCAAGCTGTACGGCACCATGACGGACCGCCCCAACGAGTCCAAGCTTTCCGCGCTGAACATCCGGCGCGCCCTGGATGCCAGCCTGAAGCGCCTCCAGACGGACTACATCGATGTGTACCAGTTCCATCACATTGACCGGGATACGCCGTGGGACGAGATCTGGCAGGCCATCGAAGTGGCCGTCCAGCAGGGCAAGATCCTCTACTCGGGCAGCAGCAACTTCGCGGGCTGGCACATCGCCCAGGCACAGGAAGCCGCCCGCCGCCGGAACTACACCGGGCTGGTCAGCGAGCAGTCCATCTACAACCTGTTCCGCCGCGAGGTGGAGCTGGAGGTCATCCCCGCCGCACAGCAGTACGGCCTGGGCCTGATCCCGTGGTCGCCGCTCCAGGGCGGGCTGCTGGGCGGCGTCCTGAAGAAGGAACGCGCGGGCGTCCGGCGCACCGAAGGGCGCGCCGCAGAAACGCTCAAGCAGCACCGGGACCAGATCCAGCAGTTCGAGGATCTCGCGAACGGGCTGGGGCATGAACCCGGCGACATCGCGCTCGCCTGGCTGCTGCACCAGCCTGCTGTCACCGCACCGATCGTGGGGCCGCGCACGCAGGAACAGCTCGACGCCGGCATCCGGGCGTTGGAGGTCACGCTTGACGCCGACGCGCTCAAGCGGCTCGACGACATCTTCCCGGGCCACCGTCCGGCACCGGAGGACTACGCATGGTGA